The Mycosarcoma maydis chromosome 6, whole genome shotgun sequence genomic sequence CAACAGGCACAGCGGATCCCAACACCAACTCGGACATTCTCTTTGGCTTTCTTCGTGACTATGATGCACCCTCTGCCCTCTCGCTATGACGGTACCAACACAAACTGCGCTTCAGCCACTCTTCAGTCGTAGCCGTGGTGACGGGACGAGGACGAATCTGCAAACGCCCTCTTGCGTTGGCGCCAGCCTGTTGGTGTCCATTCCGCTCTGTTACACTCTCCACAGAGTCATACGACCTgaccaatcacgaatggaatCCATCGAGTGAATTTGCACACTACTACACAGTACACAGTGGGCAAGTCGTCAATGCCGCAATTAAAGACACGCGAACAGAAACAGAGAGaaaaagagagagacagaCAGGTCAGGCTTTGAGAACGTTGACGGTCAGGCCCATGCTGTGCGATCCACTCGGGGCGACAGCAAAGTAGTACCAAAACCCGGGGGGAACGATTCCGTTGTCGCTCGGAACGCGCAACGTCACGGTGCTTCCCGACGTCCTCACCACGGTCAGCGGAATACGACGTTGATCAGAATCGATCGAGTGCGTCGACGAGCCCAAGCGGACCAGGACGTGGGTGAGTGCCGAGACACTGTCCAACGTCACCGTGAGTGTTCCACCGGGGGCCACTCGGATCTTACTGCCGTTTTGCTGGCTTGATCGAAGTGTGGTCACCCTaggacgagctgcagcgttTCCGTTGGAGTCAAACAGGTAGGGCGGTGTGTAGAACTGCATGTCGGCGTGGTTGGCATCGTCGCAGCCACCGTTGACGTAACAGAGACCCCCGCCACCGCTCATTACACGTCCATCAGGCATCAGGAGCGTCGTCGAGTGGTAGTTGCGCGGCACCGAAGACGCTGCTACGAGGGTGAAGGCGTTGGTCTTGGGATCCCAGATCTCGGCCTGCAACACGCTGTTGCGATCGCTGAAGCCTTTGGCCCAAGTCTGACCGCCTGCGATAAAGACCTGGCCGTTGGGTAGCACTACAGTATTGGCGTACGCGCGTGCGTAGTTCATGTTGgggagctgctgcacgctCGGCGCACGGTTGACGCCGTTGATCGTGATTCGGTGGGCAACCTTCAAGCCGTCCGAGTCGCTGTAGCTCTGCGAACCGCCGGCGGCAAAGATCTTGCCATTGTCGTACATGACGTTGACCGCGCACATCTGGtcgttgttgctgttgcgtATTCCAGCGGACGTCACGCTTCCGGTGCCCGAAGTTCGGTACCAGTTCATCTGCTTGCTGGGTCCTGCCTGCAGCACCGATCCGCCGCTCCAAGCAAACAGCCAAGCGTGGTTGTCGGTACGCCAAGCACCTGCATTATCGTACGTGGTCAGCATTGGTTGCACTTTTGCATCAGGCAAAGCGGTCCATCGGTTGGTCGAGGCATCGTACACCTCTCCGTCCTTCAAAGGCACACCGTTTTGGCCACCGGTTCCGCCGGTGTACGAACCGCCGATGGTGAAGCTGCGTCCGTCGGACAGCGTGACCGAGGTCTGGTAGCCACGACCCATTGTCATGTTGGCGCCACGGCTAAAGGTGTTGGTAAAGGGGTCGTAGATGGTGACGGCTGAGTCCGTGTTACCACCGTCGATGAGCAGCCTTCCATCCGAGAGCGCGTTCATACCAGGACAGAACATGTCGTGCATCGTGTTGGCTACAGTGAATGCACTTTGACTGTTGGACGAGATGTCGTAGCTGACAAAAGCTGTCTGGTACTGCGGCGCACCTCCAAAGGTCACGGGACTCCACGAGGAAAAGGCGAGGAACTTGGTCACACGCGGGTACTGCGGAACCAAGTAGACAGCAACCGGGTTGACGTTGAGTGGAATGACGCTGCTCCACTGTCCATTTTTGACGAGTGTAGCTGGCGCCTTGAGACCAGCATCGGTCATGACAAACGAGTCGTAATTGCGGTTCTGTTGCCAGGTAGGTGTGTACGGCGATCCCTTTGAGTTGCACATCCTAACCGCCGGGTCCCAAACACCGTAAATGCATCCGGGCGTGTTGCTGCACCATTCGATGCACGCGTTGCGGTCGGGTTGAGCTACACTTTGCAGATTGTCGACATGGTAGTCGGTCTGCGGACAGACGCTGAAGGCGACGTTGTTGCTGGTCGTGTATGTGGATGCGGCGGTAGGGCAGCCGCCGGTGATGTCCTGAGCGTTGACAACACTGGCATGGTTGGAAAGCGATGCAAGCAACAGCCAACTGCCTAGGGACAGGTGCGCGAAGAAAGGCTTGACCATGTTGAGCTTCATGACGGGCGCTGGCGCGTTGCACAGAAGGATAAGGACAAACACATGTGCCGGCGTAGCTCGGGAACGGCTCAGGTTTATATATGCTGATCAACCCGAGTAGATCTGCGATCGTGACTGCATCGACTCAAGCATCTATCTCGAGGGCCAACGGCATCTGTGCCAAGCATAGGATTTCAGCTCGGTTGCAGGCTTGAAGCAGATGTCCACGTTGAGGGCCGACTCGGGCATCCGGAGTCGTAAGCCAAGCCGATGTTGGCGCGTTTGAGCGTTTTGAGAAGAGGAGAAGCCAGTCTGGAAGAGTGCAGCCTGAGCAAAGAGGCAAGCGAGACCGACAAACATGAGCGAGACGAAGATGGAGCATCATCTGTTTGTTGCGTCGGCGGCTGCACGAGCGCCTGAGTGCAGAGATTTGCTCGACTATTGACGTTAATGACGATGCACAGCATTCAAAGAGCCTTGGCTCCATGCACTGAGGAAGGCGGAAGACCGCTGCATGGGTTTGGCATTGGCGTTCGGATATGCACAGCCCAAGGCGTTAATGAGATTGCTTGAAGCGCAGTATATGCCTGGGGTCCGGTAGAGGTCTTGGCGATGCGGATCTAAGATGCATTGAGTTTTTGCAAGCTACACACATCCTTCTCGGCTGACAAGCGAGGATCAGCGCTGGCGAGGGAGCTGGAGCTGATGAGCCAGTGGCCACACGGGAAGCTCTCGGGAACGCAATTCGTAGTTTAGAATTGGCGCGATTCAGGCGAGATCTCGAATGAGCGACGACGTCTTGCGAGAaatacagtcacgagtatggGCGTGAACCGCCGCGGTGAGCGAGCTGATGtgcgatttgtgattgttACTCGATATGCTGTTGCGCCAAGCATCGCTTGAGATGCACGTTGAAGAACGGATTCTTGAAGAACGGATTCTTGATTCTCAAACGAACAAACAAACAACCAATTGCACGACCAAGCTGCCCTGTGTGAGGCAGTTGGCGAGACACTGGCTAGTGACTCACTGACTGCCAGCCAATCGTCAGTTCACGAATCATCATTAACTTATTCGTTACTGACGATTGACGATCCACCATaacgagtcacgaatcaaatGGCCGGCTCAACCAACTGCATCAGCTCGCATGTGagacattcatgattcggTTCCGGAACTCACCTTCCCTCAGCTAATCGCGGTTACGGCTCTGTCAAAACGCCTACCAAGGACCGTCTTGAATGCTGCTGAGGAGACGGCAGACTGGGTAAGGATCCCTGACATTCTcgagtcagtcacgagtgtgctTTTTagcgactcgtgacttggtgTTTGTGGGTAACAAGATGCTGTGTTTGTACGAAACACGAGTGGCTAAGTTAGCTGATCGTAGCGTGTGAATCTGAACGTCGCTTAAAGGATGCATGCTTGGCACTGGCAACCAACCACGGGAGCAAAGACGGGGAAGGCCGCCTAGCTCAGTCGTTATACCGGCCAAAGAAgtacgaatcgtgaatcacgaattcgaAGGGAACCGTTTATTAATATACCCACGACTCTGTGTTTGTTCAAcacatgcgtgatgcggAGGGcgagacaatcacgaataatcgtgaatcacgaatgtatgTGAATTGGTGATTTGCTCTAGTTTGCTGAGATCGGGTCGGGGTTCGAATCCCACTGAGCTAGTCTCGAGAGGTTGAGGTTGTGCAGCTTTTTCCGCCGAGCACAGCAGCCggaaaaaaaagaaaaaagaaaaaagaaaaaaagaagCCAAGGCCTAGCCTTTATGAATAAGTTGGGGACTTTTCGCTTCGACACGCCGGCAAATGGTTCCCTGCGTTAGGTGTTCGCTTCATAAGTTAACGTTAACTGAGCCTTGGTGCTTTTTGGCTTCTGCACCGAGTCTGCCTCACGCGTAGGTCTCAAGGCGACGGACTGCCTCGACCCAAATAGACAATTTGTGCTTAGCTCATGACTTGCAGCCACCACCACAAAAGCAACGAGGTAACGGACAAAGTCTCAACAGAAAGACATGATCGAAGTGTGAATCCCGCATctgtgagtggtgagtgggattcacgattcacgattcgagtCGAAAGGGATAGCAGTGTTAAGTCGCCACAATATACAGTGGGAAACGAGGACCTACGCGGTAAACTAGCTCAGAGGTCATCGCCGATCTAGAACCTGTCATGCATTCGtaaattcacgattcgtgattgatgatGTACGATGGGTCTCACGTTTGAATTTGATGAATTTGATGATTGTTACATCACGAAtactcactcgtgactgtccctcatcgtgaatcacttGAGAATGGTtaccactcgtgactctgtgactgaGCAGgcgaaacacgaaagcgCACGCACGGGTGGAGGCATCGTAGATGCATCCGTgccaaaatcacgaatctcagaatcacgaaatctGAATGTCGTGGTTGCCGCCATCTGGATTTTCAAGTTTCATGTTCGGGTCAACTCGTCACTCTCCGAATTTCGGAAATACCTCGGCGCAGATCCACAAACCAACTAACTTAGCGATTTGCAAGTtttcaccattcaccattcgtgattgtaatTCACGACTTTAGGCAGCCGGAAAAAGAAATCTTTGATCGTAAATAGCACATTGCACATTGAACGCATCCACGATCAGCAACCGAGGCACGCGTGATAGCGTACAAAATTTCTAAAAATTCCATTTACAGTTTTCTAcagttcacgattgtcagTTTGCGCCGTCCAGCCAACCGTGAACATCACTAAGCGCGCGCTCAtccacacacacacgtCATGCGTGGCTAGATGATATACACCCAAGCTTGGAGGGACAGATGAATGAGTGAATGAAAGTCTGAACAATGGAAAGTATCAACGAGTGGGAACCTCATTGTCCTGTCACACACCTTGATGCATGTCTGAGTCGCGTATGAGCGCCGAAGCGCAGATACATAAAGCGGCAACCATGGCACCGCTTGTGTGCCTGGAAGCGTTAGGCTGGATACCATGTGACAACTTGCCGAGCTGTACGCCCGAATGTCGGTTTAAACAAGCTCAATTTGGAAGTCAGTCTTTCTTtgcttgcacttgcacctGTGTTGGTtgtgcctgtgcctgtgcctgtgcctgtgctTGTGCGTGCGGTGGATGCTGTGCTATCGATGTGGGGAAAATCTGTGGGGTCTACGTGAGACTAGCTGGCAATTGGCGTGGGAATCATATGCACCTGTTTCGCAGaacgaatcgtgactgacCAAGTGTCAAACATTCCTTACGCTTGCACGTTGGTGTTGTTCGCGATTATCTCTGCTTTGGGCCAAGTTCGCGTAGCCGCTCCTGATCGGGATTTTGTTTTTTTAGTTGCTTCCCTCTGACAGTCGTGATCTTTGCAGTCACGATTTCGTGTTGGATCATCGAATCACTCATGTCGCACCCTATTGCAACATGCATAGacgcaagcacaaagaatcatgaatggcTTGGCGCCGGGCACAGATCATCGATGGTGGATAGCTACAGCCTCCTGGTTGATTGACAGATGGACCTAATCCGATACTTAactcattcacgattgctgtGTGCCTTCATGTTTGCCTCTTGCTTCCAGCGCCATCCTTCAGACCCACACCATCACTTGAAGCTTTTGCTTTCCCTTTCGACACatctcgtgtctgttgACCATGTCGCGGCGACGTTCAGATCGTTCCTTTGCCGGTCACCACGTTCAAGGTCAAGACAGTACCGATAGACTTGTTGGTAGATCCACACCGTCACTGCACAATGCGTCAAGCGCAGCCAGCTACCAGCCTGGTCAGCCAATCGGCTTTCTTGCTGCTAGAAACACCATCTATGCTAAGAAATTATACAGCCGCAAGCTCAGATACTGTCTCTTCCTGCTGCTTCCCATCGCCACGCTTATTGGCCTCGTCATCCTGACCGGCCCTGTGCTCTTTGCAGTGGCCAACCACATTGTCAATGTCTCGGTCGTCCATATCGAATCGCTCCAACTCAACACCACCCAACCTGCTCCCGGACAGTATCCTGTCAATCTCAAAGCTCGCGTGACCAAGACTGGTATCTTTCCTGCTCGTGCCTACTTTCGAGCTCCGGTCAACCTGTACTGGCGTACCGTGCCTCCCAACAGCCGCGAAATCCACATTGGTACAATCGACCTGGACCACCTTGGCGTTACATCGCGCGGTTATGGCACCCTGGACCAGTCCAACTTTCTTCGCAATGTCTCGGATGACAATCTTGCTCTGTTCGCTCGCTACCTCGTCAATGCAGATCAAGCGACACTCAAGCTCAATTGTTCCAATGTCAAGCCGGTTGCATTTGGCTTTTTGCCTTCCTGGCACAACATTGCcatcagcaagcacgcaAACATCGCCGGTCTCAAGGGCCTCGGCGATGTCAAGGTcttgaagctcgacgttcCATCCGATGCTCCCCAAGGAGGCGcgatcgtcgatgcgctcggctcgctcaACAATCCTTCCCCCTTTTCGATTCTACTGGGCAATGCAGATCTTGAAATGATGTACAAGGATATGCCTCTAGCGGAAGCTAGCCTCAAAGACTTTTATCTTGCCAATGGGGTCAACCAGGTCCCTGTCAATGGCCGCATCTACCGCCAGCAAGGCGACGAGAACCTGGCCAAACTCAGCGAACTTGTTTCCATACTTACCAACGACGAGGCTGCACCCGTAGCAATTCGAGTGAAACCAACCAGCGAGACCACGCCATCTTGGGTCAGGGCGGCTGTCGACGAGTTGAAGTTGGTCGTGCCCGTCAAGCTGCCCAGACCCTTTAATCCGATCCGATCGGTTTCGGTTGGAGCGGTCGATGTTTTCGTTGACCCTGCCAACTCGTATGCACCGACGCTCAACTCGAACGCCGTATCTGCTCAGGTCGAGATCCCATTCGGCCTCACAGTCAGTGTCGAAAGCGCTGCCGTCAACATTGACGTGTCCACTGCCAACGATGGGCTTGCTTCACTTCGTGGAGCACAAGCCAACGCTTCAtcggcgctcgagctgatcgcGCCCAGTACGCGTGGTGGTACAGCGctggtctcgctcgtcaacTCGACCATGTCGCCTGCCACTGCTAACCAAGCCGACGCGAACAAATCGTTCCAACAGCTCATTCGTACAATCACTTTTGGCGATACGGTCAATCTAACTGCCAAAGGAACCACTGCTGTGACGGCGGACTCGTCCATCGGCCGGATCACCCTACcggcgctcaagatcgCCACCACGACAACTATCCAGGGCCTGTCTGGCTTTACGCGCAGCCCACTCGAGCTTTTGTCATTCGACATCGTCGGTGGCTCTAGCTCGGCAGTCCAGGTGGTCGCCTCCACCAAACTCAGCAACCCATCAGAGATCTCGGTGCACATCCTCGGAGATACCAGCGTAGACCTCGCTCTTCCGAACGGCGCTGGAGTGGGTAGAGCTACTATCAGCGACCTGCGCATGGTCCCCGGCGAGAACACGCTCAacgccaccgccgccgtGTCGTTCAACGACAGGAGCAAGTCGCTGGTTCAACAGTACCTTCAGGGTAAAAGCAGTCTCGTCAATGTtcgaggcgatgctgcgtCGACCCAAGCCGAATCGCTTACACCGACTCTGTCTGGactcaagctcaacgctACCATTTCCGGCCTTGTCGATCCGCTGTTGCTCAGTGCAGCCGTCAAGATCCTCGACACCACGGCGGTGGTCAACAACATTGCCGATGCCATCCCATCGATTAACAACCCATTCACAGCTGCCATCGAACTCAAAGGCTCCAAGGGACAGGCTAGCGTGCTTGGTCTCAACGTCGgccatgtcgatgctctcAATCTGCAAAATTCTGTGCTTATCCCTTCCCGCAACGAGCCCGACCGTACAAGCAAGCAGCCTTTGCCGGTCAGCATCGATTTTGACCAGCCTAACGCCATCTTTGGTTTGATGCGCGGCTTGGTTGTCGCATCGGGCCAGAACACGGCTCCGCTCGACTACCTGATGAGAG encodes the following:
- a CDS encoding putative galactose oxidase precursor; this translates as MVKPFFAHLSLGSWLLLASLSNHASVVNAQDITGGCPTAASTYTTSNNVAFSVCPQTDYHVDNLQSVAQPDRNACIEWCSNTPGCIYGVWDPAVRMCNSKGSPYTPTWQQNRNYDSFVMTDAGLKAPATLVKNGQWSSVIPLNVNPVAVYLVPQYPRVTKFLAFSSWSPVTFGGAPQYQTAFVSYDISSNSQSAFTVANTMHDMFCPGMNALSDGRLLIDGGNTDSAVTIYDPFTNTFSRGANMTMGRGYQTSVTLSDGRSFTIGGSYTGGTGGQNGVPLKDGEVYDASTNRWTALPDAKVQPMLTTYDNAGAWRTDNHAWLFAWSGGSVLQAGPSKQMNWYRTSGTGSVTSAGIRNSNNDQMCAVNVMYDNGKIFAAGGSQSYSDSDGLKVAHRITINGVNRAPSVQQLPNMNYARAYANTVVLPNGQVFIAGGQTWAKGFSDRNSVLQAEIWDPKTNAFTLVAASSVPRNYHSTTLLMPDGRVMSGGGGLCYVNGGCDDANHADMQFYTPPYLFDSNGNAAARPRVTTLRSSQQNGSKIRVAPGGTLTVTLDSVSALTHVLVRLGSSTHSIDSDQRRIPLTVVRTSGSTVTLRVPSDNGIVPPGFWYYFAVAPSGSHSMGLTVNVLKA